The Usitatibacter rugosus genome segment TGGCGCGGGCGAGCGCCACGCGGCGCGCCATGCCGCCGGAGAGCTCCGCGGGAAGCTGCTTGTGGACGCCGCGAAGCCCCACCGCGTGCAGCTTCATGATCACGAGGTCGCGCATCACATCCTCGGGAAGGCTCGTGTGCTCGCGCATCGGGAAGGCGATGTTGTCGAAGACCGACAGGTCGGTGAAAAGGCCGCCGCGCTGGAACATCATGCCGATCTGGCGGCGCAGGGCGTAGAGCGCCTCCTGCGGCAACTCGTGCACGGCCTTCCCGAAGACTTCGACCGTCCCGCGCTGGGGTTTCAGCGACCCTGCAACAAGTTGCAACAACGTGGTCTTGCCGCTGCCGCTGGCCCCGAGGATGGCCGTCACCTTGCCCTTCGGCACGCGCAGGTTCACGCCCCTCAGCACCGGGCGCTTGCCGTAGGCGAAATGCAGGTCGCGGACCTCGATGATGGGCGGGGCGGTATCGGTCATGGCGGGCCATTATATGTAGGAGACCCTGTCCCGCGCACGCCGGGGCCGGTAAACTTCGATTCCTCGAAAAATAGCCCCCAGGGAGTCCGCGATGAACCTGATCGACCGGGTCAAGAACATCCTCCTCACCCCGAAGACGGAGTGGGAGGTGATCAAGGCAGAAAGCACCTCGCAGAAAGAGATCATCGTCGGCTACGTGCTGCCGCTCGCGGCCGTGTCCGCGGTCTGCGGTTTCCTCGGCACGATGTTCATCATGTCGGCGTTCTTCGGCGCCTCGTTCCTGATGTTCGGCGTGCTGGGCATGGTCCTTCGCATCATCATGGCCGTGGTGTCGGTGTTCGTCGTGGGCTTCATCATCGACGCGCTGGCGCCCAACTTCGGCGGCACCAAGAACCCGCACCAGGCCTTCAAGGTCGCCGCGTACTCGTTCACGGCCGCGTTCGTGGGCGGCATCTTCACCATCGTGCCGTACATCGGCTGGCTGATCGGCATGCTGGTCTCCCTGTACGGGTTCTACCTGCTGTACCTGGGCCTGAAGCAGCTGATGGGCTCGCCCGACGACAAGGTCGTGGTCTACGAGGTGATCGTGGTCATCATCACCATCGTCGTGATGGCGATCGCCAACGTGATCGTCGGCCTCGCGAGCGGCCCGGCGCTGATGGGCGGCGCCTACCTGCGCGGCTCGTCGCTTTCCCCGGGTACGACCGAAGCGGTGGTCCGCAGCAACGTCGCGGCCTCGAAGCTGGAAGCGATGGGCAAGCAGATGGAGATCGCGAACAAGAAGATGGAAGCCGCGAACAAGAGCGGCGACCAGAATGCCCAGGCCGCCGCCGCGATGGAGGTGCTGGGCGCGGCGATGTCCGGCGGCCGCAAGGTCGAGCCGCTGTCGGTGGAGGAGGTGAAGGCCTTCGTCCCCGAGAAGTTCGCGGGCCTGCCCAAGACGTCGAGCGCCGCGGAACGCAGCGGCGTCTCCACGCTCATGGTCACGACGGCCAAGGCGACCTACGGCGACAACGCCGGCAAGTCGGTGCGCCTCGAGGTGACCGATGCCGGCGGCGCCGGAGCGATGGTCGGGCTCGCCTCGTGGATGGGCGCCATGAACATGGAGCGCGAGGACGACCGCGGCGCCGAGCGCACGAAGAAGGAAGGCAACCGCGTCGTCCACGAGAAGGTCTCGAAGACCGGCGGCGACAACGAGTTCAGCCTCGTGCTCGCCGAGCGCTATGTCGTGAAGGCGGTCGGCTCGGGCGTCGACCTCGGCACGTTGAAGGGCGGTGTTTCCGGGATGGACCTCGCGAAGCTCGAATCGCTGAAGGACGCCGGCGTCGCCAGGAACTGATCCGCGTGGCGCCGCGAGATTGAGCTACGACATCCTCGTTCTCGGCGGTGGCAATGCCGCACTCTGCGCCACGTTGATGGCGCGTGAAGCCGGCGCCACGGTGCGCCTGGTGGAGTGGGCCCCGCAGCACTTCCGCGGCGGCAACAGCCGCCACACCCGCAACATCCGCTCCATGCACGACGCGCCCGCGGACGTGCTCACGGACACGTATCCCGAGGAGGAGTACTGGCAGGACCTCCTCAAGGTCACCGGCGGGCAAACCGACGAGAAGCTCGCGCGCATGGCGATCCGCCACACCGCCGGCTGCCGCCCGTGGATGTCGAAGCACGGCGTGCGCTTCCAGCCCGCGCTCGGCGGCACGCTGCATGTCTCCCGCACCAACGCCTTCTTCCTCGGCGGCGGCAAGGCGCTCATGAACGCCTACTACCGTTCCGCCCAGGCGCTCGGCGTCGAGGTCACGTACGACACCGAGGTGATCGACCTCGAGATGGAGGGCGGCACGTTCCGCTCGGCCACCGTGATCCGCAACGGCGCCGAGGAGAAGATCCACGCGAAGGCCGTGGTGATCGCGTGCGGCGGCTTCGAGTCCAACCTCGAATGGCTGCGCGAGGCCTGGGGCCCGCCCGCCGACAACTTCATCGTGCGAGGCACGCCGTACAACACCGGCCGCGTGCTGAAGGCGCTGATCGCCAAGGGCGCGAAATCGATCGGCGATCCGACGCAGGGCCATTGCGTCGCGATCGACGCGCGCTCGCCCAAGTTCGACGGCGGCATCGTGACGCGCGTGGACTGCGTCTCGCTCGGCATCGTCGTCAACAAGCACGGCGAGCGCTTCTACGACGAGGGCGAGGACTTCTGGCCCAAGCGCTACGCGATCTGGGGCCGCCTCGTGGCACAGCAGCCCGACCAGATCGCCTACTCGATCATCGACGTGAAATCGATGGGCAAGTTCATGCCGCCGGTGTTCCCGCCGCTGAAGGCGGGCTCGCTCGCGGAGCTGGCGAAAATGCTCACGCTCGACCCGGCCGCGCTCGAGGCGACCGTCCGGCGCTTCAACGATGCGGTGCGCCCCGGCACGTTCGATCACACGATCTTCGATGACTGCGTCACCGAGGGCATCACGCCGCCCAAGACGCACTGGGCCCGCAAGATCGACACGCCGCCGTTCTACGGCTACCCGTTGCGGCCGGGCATCACCTTCACCTACCTCGGCGTGAAGATCGACGAGCGCGCGCGGATGATCATGGCCGACGACAAGCCGTGTGCCAACGTCTTCGCCGCGGGCGAGATCATGGCGGGCAACGTCCTCGGCAAGGGCTACATCGCCGGCATCGGCATGGCGATCGGAACCGCCTTCGGGCGCATCGCGGGCGAGGAGGCGGCACGCCATGTCCGCAGCTAGCCCGCGCCTGGAAGCGCTGATCGGCGAGGCGCAGCGCGTGCTCGCGATCTGCAACGCCTGCCGCTATTGCGAGGGTTACTGCGCCACGTTCCCAGCGCTCCAGCGGCGCCTGGAGTTCACCGAGAGCGACGTGCATTACCTCGCGAACCTGTGCCACAACTGCGGCGCCTGCCTCTACGCCTGCCAGTACGCGCCGCCGCACGAATTCCAGCTCAACTTCCCGCGCGTGCTGGCGCAGGTCCGCCAGCAGACGTATCGCAAGTACGCCTGGCCGCAGGCCCTGGGCGCGCTCTATGAGCGAAACGGCCTCGTCGTCGGCCTCGCCACCGCGGCGTCGATCGCGTTCCTGTTCATCTTCACGTCGCTGGTGTCCGATCCCGCGCGGCTCTTCCAGGCGTATTCGGACGCGCAGGGCTCGTTCTACGCGGTGCTCCCGCACAACCTGATGGCCGGGCTCTTCACGGCGGTATCGCTCTTCGTGATGCTCGCGTTCGTGATGGGGTTCATCCGCTTCTGGCCGGATCTCGGCGAGGAGCCCGGCGAGTTCGTGAAGCCCCGCACCTTCGCCGAGGCGCTGCACGACGTGTTCACGCTCAAGTACCTCGACGGCGGCAGCGGCGACGGCTGCACGTACCCGGACGCACAACCCTCCTACGCGCGCCGGACCTTCCACCACTTCACGTTCTACGGTTTCATGCTGTGTCTGGCGGCAACGAGCGTGGCCACGGTGTACCACTACGGATTCGGATGGAAGGCGCCGTACGCCCTCGGCAGCGTGCCGGTGGTGCTCGGCATCGTGGGCGGGATCGGCCTGATCGTCGGGCCGGCAGGGCTGCTCTGGATCAAGTCGCGGCGCGATCCGGAGCTCGTCGACCCCCGGCAGGACGGTATGGATGTAGGCTTCCTCGTGTTGCTGCTGCTGGTGAGCATCACCGGCCTCGCCCTCACGTTCCTGCGGGAGACGCGCGCCATGGGCGTGCTGCTCGCGGTGCACCTGGGCGTGGTGCTGGCGCTCTTCCTCACGCTGCCCTACGGAAAATTCGTGCACGCGCTCTACCGCTTCGCGGCGCTCGTGCGCTTCCACCTCGAGCGGCGCCGCCCGCGCCCCGGGATCGCACCCGAGTAAGGAGAAGACCATGTCGAACCTCGCCCACCTGCCCTCGCAGTCGATGAAGGGCCGCGTCACGCCGCAGGAATGGAAGGCGCGCATCGACCTCGCCGCCTGCTATCGCCTGGTCGCGCACTACCAGATGTCCGACATGATGGCGAACCACATCTCCGCGGCGGTGCCGGGCGAGGAGGGTGCGTTCCTCATCAACGCGTACGGGATGATGTACGAGGAGATCACGGCGTCCTCGCTGATCAAGATCGACATCGACGGCAACATCCTCCTCAAGCCCGACTTCGGCGACTTGAACTACGGCATCAACAAGGCCGGCTACGTGATCCACGGCGCCATCCACAAGGCGCGGCACGACGTCGCGTGCGTGATCCACACGCACACCTGGGCCGGCATGGCGCTCTCGGCGCTGGATGTCGGCGTGCTGCCGATCACGCAGACCTCGATGCGGTTCCTGAAGATCGGATATCACGACTATCAAGGCGTGGTGCTCGATTCGAAGGAGGAAGCCTCGCTGCTCGCCGACCTCGGCATGGGCGAGGCGCTGATCCTGCGCAACCATGGTCTTCTTACCGTGGGCAAGACGATCGGCGAGGCGTTCAACTGGATGCATCGCCTCGAGCTCACGGCACGCTCGCAGCTCGCGGCCATGGCCACGGGCGCCAAGCTGCGGCCGGTGCCCGACTCGGTACTGCAGGAGACGTACATGAATTACCAGCCCCAGACGCGCCGGCCCTACGGCGTGATGGAGTGGCCGGCGCTGCTTCGCCAGTGCGACCGGCTCGATCCCACCTACAAGGAATGAGGAGCGCGCACATGAATCGCATCGTTCGCAGTTTCGCAGCCGCGGCTGCGCTGGCCCTCGCGGGCGGCGCGTTCGCGCAGGACACGTGGCCCTCGAAGCCGATCACGCTCATCGTGGGCTTCGCGGCCGGCGGTGCCACGGACGCCTCGGCGCGAATCATCGCCAAGAAGCTCGCGGACAACGTGAAGCAAAGCGTCGTC includes the following:
- the tcuA gene encoding FAD-dependent tricarballylate dehydrogenase TcuA, with the translated sequence MSYDILVLGGGNAALCATLMAREAGATVRLVEWAPQHFRGGNSRHTRNIRSMHDAPADVLTDTYPEEEYWQDLLKVTGGQTDEKLARMAIRHTAGCRPWMSKHGVRFQPALGGTLHVSRTNAFFLGGGKALMNAYYRSAQALGVEVTYDTEVIDLEMEGGTFRSATVIRNGAEEKIHAKAVVIACGGFESNLEWLREAWGPPADNFIVRGTPYNTGRVLKALIAKGAKSIGDPTQGHCVAIDARSPKFDGGIVTRVDCVSLGIVVNKHGERFYDEGEDFWPKRYAIWGRLVAQQPDQIAYSIIDVKSMGKFMPPVFPPLKAGSLAELAKMLTLDPAALEATVRRFNDAVRPGTFDHTIFDDCVTEGITPPKTHWARKIDTPPFYGYPLRPGITFTYLGVKIDERARMIMADDKPCANVFAAGEIMAGNVLGKGYIAGIGMAIGTAFGRIAGEEAARHVRS
- a CDS encoding Yip1 family protein, with product MNLIDRVKNILLTPKTEWEVIKAESTSQKEIIVGYVLPLAAVSAVCGFLGTMFIMSAFFGASFLMFGVLGMVLRIIMAVVSVFVVGFIIDALAPNFGGTKNPHQAFKVAAYSFTAAFVGGIFTIVPYIGWLIGMLVSLYGFYLLYLGLKQLMGSPDDKVVVYEVIVVIITIVVMAIANVIVGLASGPALMGGAYLRGSSLSPGTTEAVVRSNVAASKLEAMGKQMEIANKKMEAANKSGDQNAQAAAAMEVLGAAMSGGRKVEPLSVEEVKAFVPEKFAGLPKTSSAAERSGVSTLMVTTAKATYGDNAGKSVRLEVTDAGGAGAMVGLASWMGAMNMEREDDRGAERTKKEGNRVVHEKVSKTGGDNEFSLVLAERYVVKAVGSGVDLGTLKGGVSGMDLAKLESLKDAGVARN
- a CDS encoding ABC transporter ATP-binding protein; its protein translation is MTDTAPPIIEVRDLHFAYGKRPVLRGVNLRVPKGKVTAILGASGSGKTTLLQLVAGSLKPQRGTVEVFGKAVHELPQEALYALRRQIGMMFQRGGLFTDLSVFDNIAFPMREHTSLPEDVMRDLVIMKLHAVGLRGVHKQLPAELSGGMARRVALARATALDPDLMIFDEPFAGLDPITLNVICNLIRTLNDALGSTSVVVTYDVNEALKLADYLFVIGDGVIKGEGPTEAMLASEDPYVRQFLHAEPDGPVPFHMPARRIADELGLPC
- the tcuB gene encoding tricarballylate utilization 4Fe-4S protein TcuB, with the protein product MSAASPRLEALIGEAQRVLAICNACRYCEGYCATFPALQRRLEFTESDVHYLANLCHNCGACLYACQYAPPHEFQLNFPRVLAQVRQQTYRKYAWPQALGALYERNGLVVGLATAASIAFLFIFTSLVSDPARLFQAYSDAQGSFYAVLPHNLMAGLFTAVSLFVMLAFVMGFIRFWPDLGEEPGEFVKPRTFAEALHDVFTLKYLDGGSGDGCTYPDAQPSYARRTFHHFTFYGFMLCLAATSVATVYHYGFGWKAPYALGSVPVVLGIVGGIGLIVGPAGLLWIKSRRDPELVDPRQDGMDVGFLVLLLLVSITGLALTFLRETRAMGVLLAVHLGVVLALFLTLPYGKFVHALYRFAALVRFHLERRRPRPGIAPE
- a CDS encoding class II aldolase/adducin family protein, with translation MSNLAHLPSQSMKGRVTPQEWKARIDLAACYRLVAHYQMSDMMANHISAAVPGEEGAFLINAYGMMYEEITASSLIKIDIDGNILLKPDFGDLNYGINKAGYVIHGAIHKARHDVACVIHTHTWAGMALSALDVGVLPITQTSMRFLKIGYHDYQGVVLDSKEEASLLADLGMGEALILRNHGLLTVGKTIGEAFNWMHRLELTARSQLAAMATGAKLRPVPDSVLQETYMNYQPQTRRPYGVMEWPALLRQCDRLDPTYKE